Proteins from a single region of Amblyomma americanum isolate KBUSLIRL-KWMA chromosome 10, ASM5285725v1, whole genome shotgun sequence:
- the LOC144108501 gene encoding uncharacterized protein LOC144108501, which translates to MGCTLLGHERLTVGVFGGHQEEREFRRVRVTLKTRRGCERELEVLETDVICDQPIPSPPGNVLQKLISLGYEAADFSTDSGAEKVELLIGSDHLWDFTTGRCVKLGKRLRAVETSIGWTVQGPVESDIEQTNCLHTVTLRTSVIEKETTDILTKFWTLESIGVNESEDNEKPCEALEFFEDNIKRDGNRYEVALPWKSEISLEDNKEIALKRLSQLANRLRRAPDLLQEYDTTIRQYGVSDIAERVEDETIRNHCVYHMPHQALIRDSRKLRVVFDASSRGKNSKSLNDNLETAPNLTADLVGLLLYFRKYRVALVAYIQQAFLQIGIREQDRDALRFFWFRETPQPGSPLPPIETWRMKRVPFGTTARPFLLSATLQHHLKSCEEGFPHTASQLQPGLYVDDLLTGADDEEEAVKLYTEANAIFHAASMRLHKWSSNNERLRQLFGQDCNETKPLEFVSGVLKVLGLAWDPITDRLTFASCVTDDTGKPDTKRSMLQTTARIYDPLGWLSPFIVRAKILFQNLWQRNVEWDDPLPSDVAERWLTWHGELKHLSEVQVPRYYGADVNGQSTKTDLHIFADASPVAYGAVAYVTIASEDGLNSTVVMSKSRVAPLKELTLARLELMACLLAARLCSYILSTIELHPGRVILWTDSAIALHWIRGDAGRWQQFVRNRVCEIQRVTGGYEWRHCPGKENPADLLTRGVSVSRLTASDVWWTGPQWLRKPDGEWPQGLVQNAFSDAELELKQATKALPAMSS; encoded by the coding sequence ATGGGATGCACGCTTCTCGGGCATGAAAGGCTGACTGTCGGTGTGTTCGGAGGCCACCAAGAGGAACGCGAGTTCCGAAGAGTCAGAGTTACGCTAAAGACGAGGCGCGGATGTGAGCGCGAGCTCGAAGTGCTGGAAACAGATGTAATTTGTGACCAGCCGATACCCTCGCCACCGGGAAATGTACTGCAAAAGTTGATATCCCTCGGGTACGAAGCAGCTGACTTCTCAACAGACAGCGGTGCAGAAAAGGTTGAGCTGCTCATCGGGTCTGATCACTTATGGGACTTCACGACGGGCAGATGTGTCAAATTAGGAAAACGACTGAGGGCAGTAGAAACATCAATTGGGTGGACTGTTCAAGGGCCTGTTGAGAGCGATATCGAGCAGACAAACTGCCTCCACACCGTGACACTGCGAACTTCAGTGATTGAAAAAGAAACAACTGATATTCTGACCAAATTTTGGACCTTAGAATCAATTGGGGTGAATGAGAGCGAAGACAACGAAAAACCATGTGAGGCCTTGGAGTTTTTTGAGGACAACATCAAGCGAGACGGTAATCGTTATGAAGTTGCGTTGCCCTGGAAATCCGAGATTTCActcgaggacaacaaggaaattgcGCTGAAGCGACTCAGTCAGCTGGCCAACCGGCTCAGGAGGGCTCCTGACTTGCTCCAAGAGTATGACACGACCATTAGGCAGTATGGCGTCTCCGACATTGCAGAACGGGTAGAAGACGAGACCATCCGCAACCACTGCGTTTATCACATGCCTCATCAAGCGCTCATTCGCGATTCCCGAAAACTGAGGGTCGTATTTGATGCTTCCTCCCGCGGAAAGAATTCCAAGAGTCTCAATGATAACTTAGAGACTGCACCCAATCTAACTGCGGACCTCGTGGGGCTCCTTCTTTATTTCCGCAAGTACCGAGTTGCACTTGTCGCTTACATCCAACAGGCCTTTCTGCAAATTGGAATCCGAGAACAAGACAGAGACGCCCTTCGATTTTTTTGGTTCCGAGAGACCCCTCAGCCCGGTTCTCCGTTGCCTCCCATTGAAACGTGGCGCATGAAGCGAGTTCCGTTTGGAACCACCGCGAGGCCATTCTTACTCTCCGCTACTCTTCAGCACCACCTGAAATCGTGCGAGGAAGGTTTTCCCCACACCGCGAGCCAGCTGCAGCCAGgcctttatgtagatgacctactaACTGGTGCAGATGACGAAGAGGAGGCAGTGAAGCTATACACCGAGGCCAATGCAATCTTCCACGCCGCCTCGATGAGGCTGCACAAGTGGTCGTCGAACAACGAGAGGCTGCGCCAGCTATTTGGGCAAGACTGTAACGAAACCAAGCCTCTGGAATTTGTGTCCGGTGTACTCAAGGTATTAGGACTGGCATGGGACCCCATTACAGATCGCCTGACCTTTGCGTCTTGCGTCACAGACGACACTGGTAAACCAGACACCAAACGATCCATGCTACAAACTACGGCACGGATTTACGACCCGTTGGGATGGCTTTCACCCTTTATCGTGCGGGCCAAGATCTTGTTTCAGAATCTGTGGCAACGAAACGTGGAGTGGGATGATCCCCTACCAAGTGATGTAGCCGAAAGGTGGCTTACATGGCACGGTGAATTAAAACACCTCTCTGAAGTACAGGTGCCGCGGTACTATGGGGCGGACGTAAACGGGCAGTCAACAAAGACGGATCTACACATCTTTGCAGACGCCAGTCCCGTGGCTTATGGGGCGGTCGCATACGTTACCATCGCCTCGGAGGACGGCCTGAATTCAACGGTCGTGATGAGCAAATCGAGAGTGGCCCCCCTGAAAGAACTCACTCTAGCGAGGCTGGAACTCATGGCATGTTTGCTCGCTGCTCGACTATGCAGCTACATCCTAAGCACGATCGAACTGCACCCTGGTCGAGTAATTTTGTGGACCGACTCTGCGATAGCGCTCCACTGGATACGAGGAGATGCGGGACGCTGGCAGCAGTTTGTGCGAAACCGTGTATGCGAGATTCAGCGCGTCACCGGCGGCTATGAATGGAGGCACTGCCCAGGAAAAGAGAATCCTGCGGACCTCCTGACACGCGGCGTTTCCGTTTCTCGCCTTACGGCCAGCGACGTGTGGTGGACAGGGCCCCAGTGGCTCCGCAAACCTGATGGCGAGTGGCCACAGGGACTAGTGCAGAACGCGTTCTCTGATGCGGAACTGGAGCTAAAACAGGCAACGAAGGCGCTGCCAGCCATGTCATCCTAA